In Streptomyces sp. TLI_146, the genomic stretch CTGCGGGATGTCCACGGTCCACTGGTGCGCCACCCGGCCCGGCCGGGACGAGAGCAGCACCACGCGCTGAGCGAGCCGGACCGCCTCGCGCACGTTGTGCGTGACGAACAGGACGGACAGGTTCCCCGCGACGGAGTCGCTGGTGTTCGCAGCGCGCCAGATGCGGGTCAGCTCGTCGTGCAGCACGTCCCGGGTGATCGCGTCGAGCGCCGCGAACGGCTCGTCCATCAGCAGCAGTTGGCTGTCCTGCGCGATCGCGCGGGCCATCGCCACGCGCTGGCGCATACCGCCGGACAGCTCGTGCACCCGCTTGCCGTACGCGCCGGTCAGCCGCACCAGTTCGAGCAGCTCCTCGGCGCGCTCGCGGCGTTCGGCCTTGGGCACGCCGCGCAGCCGCAGGGCGAGCTCGATGTTCTTGCCCGCGGTCAGCCACGGGAACAGCGCGTGCTCCTGGAACATCAGGGCGGGCCGCCCGCCGGGCGTCTCGATCGTCCCGGCGGTCGGCTTGTCGAGGCCCGCCACCAGGTTCAGCAGCGTCGACTTGCCGCACCCGGAGGCTCCCAGGAGGGTGACGAACTCGCCCGGCGCGACATCGAGGGTGATGTCGTCGAGCACGAGCTGGGGGCCGGCGGGACCGGCGAACGACTTCGATACGTGCCCGATCCGGGCGGCGTACTCCGTCGTGGCACGCTCCTCGGCCTCGGCGACTGCGGTGGCCATGGTCGTCACCTCCTGGGAACTGGTGCGGATTCGGGGTTACTTGACGCCGAAGCCGGCGTCGGCGACCGCGGGCTTGCCCAGGGCCTTGAGGACCTTGTTGAGCGGGGCCAGGTCGTAGATGCCGTCCAGGTCGGGCTTCTTCAGCAGACCGGCCTTGACGGCGTGGTCGGCCTCGATGCCGAGGGTGGCGGCCAGCGGGTCGTCGGTGGTCTTGATCGACTGCCAGGCCGGGTCCAGGACGTTCGCGGGGAGCGCCTTGCCGCTGAGCGCCTTCAGCGCGGTGTTAGCGGAGGCCTTGGCCTTGTCCGGGTTGGCCTTGATCCAGTCGTTGGTCTTCACCGAGCCGCGCAGCACCGCCTCGACGACGTCGGGGTGCGCCTTGAGGAACTTCTGCGACACGATGATGTTCGTGATCACGAACTCCTTGTCGGCCCACAGGTCGGCCTCGTCCAGGAGCACCTTCGCGCCCTGCGCGACCAGCTTGGACGCGGTCGGCTCCGGCACCCAGGCGCCGTCGATGGAGCCGGACTTGTAGGCGTCCGGGGTGATCTTGTTGTCCGTGCGCACCACGGAGACGTCGCCCTTGCCGCTCTGGGCGTCGACCTTCCAGCCCTTCTCCGCGATCCAGTTGAGGAAGGCCACGTCCTGGGTGTTGCCGAGCTGCGGGGTGGCGATCTTCTTGCCCTTGACCTCGTCCAGGGACTTGATCTTGTCCGGGTTGACCACCAGCTTCACGCCGCCCGAGGCGGAGCCGCCGATGATGCGCAGGTTCTGGCCCTTGGACTTGGTGTAGCCGTTGATCGACGGGGACGGGCCGATCCAGCCGATGTCGATCGATCCGGCGTTCAGCGCCTCGATCTCCGAGGGGCCCGCGTTGAAGGTGGAGGTCTTCACCTGGGTGCCGCCCAGTTCCTTCTGGAACAGGCCCTCCTGGACGCCGACCAGCGCGGTGGCGTGGGTGAGGTTCGGGAAGTAGCCGATCTTCACGGTGTCCGCCGACAGCTTCTTGGCGTCGGAGGCGGCCCCGGCGTTCTGGCTGTCGTCGGACTTCTTCTCGGAGCCGTAGCTGCACGCGGCCAGCGCGAGCAGCGGGAGGGCAGCGGCGGCGGCGAGGCTGCGGCGAAGGGCGGTGCGGTTGGCAGGCACGGGAGGTGTTCCTCTCGTTGGCCCGGCGGTCAAGTCCCCCTGGGGACGGGGGAGTTGGCCGGGGGAGCGGCAGGTCTTCGTCTGTGCGGATGGAGCGGGTCGTGCGGGTGGAGCCGCGGGGCGCGCGAGCGGTGCGCGTACGTCATCGCGCACATCGGCCGACCCCGCCCTGACCGCTGCCGAGGACGCCGCTGCCGATGCGGCCGCCCTCCTTCGCGAACGTGGAGTAGAAGTCCTGGACGCTCATGGTCAGAAGTCCCACCCGTCGTAGTCGACGTCGGCCTTGACCGGCTCGGGCGAGGCGAACGACTCGCCGACCATCCCCGCGGTGAGCGTGGTGCCGTCGGCCGGGTCGATCAGGATGAAGGCACCGGTGCGCCGCGAGTCGGCGTACGAGTCGAGCGGCAGCGGCTCGGCGGTACGGATCTTGACGCGGCCGATGTCGTTGGCGACCAGCTGCCCCGGGTGCGGGTGCAGCGACAGGTCGTCCAGGGTCAGCCGGGACGGGATGTCCTTGACGATCGCCTTGACCGTACGGGTGCCGTGCTTGAGCAGCACGCGGTGGCCCACGGCGAGCGGCAGGTCCGCCACGTGGCAGACCGTCGCCTCCACGTCCTGCGTGGTCGCGGGCGCGTCCCCGCTCGGCACGATCAGATCGCCGCGCGAGATGTCGACGTCGTCGTCCAGGAGCAGCGTCACGGACTGCGGGGTCCAGGCCACGTCCACCGACTCGCCGAGCAGGTCGATCCCGGAGATCTTCGAGGTGCGGCCCGAGGGCAGCACGGTCACGCTCTCGCCGACGCGGAAGGTGCCCGCGGCGATCTGGCCCGCGTAGCCCCGGTAGTCGGGGTGCTCGGCGGTCTGCGGACGGATCACGTACTGCACGGGCAGCCGGGCGTGGCAGCCGGTGAGGTCGTGGCTGACCGGGACCGTCTCCAGGTGCTCCAGGACGGTCGGGCCGCCGTACCAGTCCATGTGCGCGGACGGCTCCACCACGTTGTCGCCGGCCAGCGCCGAGATCGGGATCGCGGTGATCTCCGGCACGCCCAGCTCGGCGGCGTACGTGGTGAACTCCTCGGCGATCGCCGCGAAGACCGCCTCCTCGTACCCGACCAGGTCCATCTTGTTGACCGCAAGGACCACGTGCGGCACCCGCAGCAGGGCGGCGACCGCGGCGTGCCGGCGGGTCTGCTCGACCACGCCGTTGCGGGCGTCGACCAGGACCAGGGCGAGGTCGGCGGTGGAGGCGCCGGTCACCATGTTCCGGGTGTACTGCACATGCCCGGGGGTGTCGGCCAGGATGAACCGGCGCCGGGGGGTGGCGAAGTAGCGGTAGGCCACGTCGATGGTGATGCCCTGCTCGCGCTCGGCCCGCAGGCCGTCGGTGAGCAGCGCCAGGTCGGGGGCGTCCTGGCCGCGCTTGGCGGAGGCGGCCTCGACGGCCTCCAGCTGGTCGGTGAGGACCGACTTGGAGTCGTGCAGGAGCCGGCCCACCAGGGTGGACTTGCCGTCGTCGACGGATCCGGCGGTCGCGAAGCGCAGCAGGGTGGTGGCGGAGAGGTCCGCGAACTGCACAGCATGGTCAACGTGCGTGGACATTTTAGAAGTACCCCTCGCGCTTGCGGTCTTCCATCGCGGCCTCGGACATCTTGTCGTCGGCGCGCGTCGCGCCCCGCTCGGTGAGCCGGGAGGCGGCGATCTCGGCGATCACGGCGTCCAGCGTCGTCGCGTCGGAATCGACGGCGCCGGTGCAGGACATGTCGCCGACCGTGCGGTAGCGGATCAGCCGCTTCTCGACGCTCTCGCCCTGCTTGGGGCCGCCCCAGTCGCCCGCGGTCAGCCACATGCCGGCCCGCCGGAACACCTCGCGCTCGTGCGCGAAGTAGATCTGCGGCAGCTCGATCTCCTCGCGGGCGATGTACTGCCACACGTCCAGCTCGGTCCAGTTGGAGAGCGGGAAGACCCGCACGTGCTCGCCCGGCGCGTGCCGGCCGTTGTAGAGCTGCCACAGCTCGGGGCGCTGGCGGCGCGGGTCCCACTGCGAGAACTCGTCGCGCAGCGAGAACACCCGCTCCTTGGCCCGGGCCTTCTCCTCGTCGCGCCGCCCGCCGCCGAACACGGCGTCGAAGCGGTGCCGCTGGATGGCCTCGGTCAGCGGCACGGTCTGCAGCGGGTTGCGGGTGCCGTCCGGGCGCTCCTTGAGGACGCCGCGGTCGATGTACTCCTGCACGGAGGCGACGTGCAGCCGCAGCCCGTGCTCGGCGACCACCCGGTCGCGGTACTCGATGACCTCGGGGAAGTTGTGCCCGGTGTCGACGTGCAGCAGCGTGAAGGGGACCGCCGCGGGGGCGAACGCCTTCAGCGCCAGGTGCAGCATGACGATCGAGTCCTTGCCGCCGGAGAAGAGGATCACCGGCCGCTCGAACTCGCCCGCCACCTCGCGGAAGATGTGCACCGCCTCGGACTCCAGGGCGTCGAGGTGGCTCAGCGCGTACGGGCTGTCGGTGCCCCCGGCCGGGGCGGCAGCGGTCGTCGTCATGCGAGACCCCTCTCGGTGAGCAGTGCGTGGAGCGCGGACGCGGACTCGCGGACGGTCTGCTGGTGCGACGCGATCCGCAGGTCGGGCGATTCGGGGGCCTCGTAGGGGTCGTCGACCCCGGTGAGCCCGCTGATCTCGCCCGCCGCCTGCTTGGCGTACAGGCCCTTCACATCGCGCTCGGAGCAGACCTCCACGGGTGTGGCGACGTGCACCTCCAGGTAGGGGGTGCCCTCGGACTGGTGGCGCTTGCGGACCGCGTCACGGCTGTCCGCGTACGGCGCGATCACCGGCACCAGCGCCTTGACGCCGTTGGAGGCGAGCAGTTCGGCGACGAAGCCGATCCGCTGGACGTTGGTGTGCCGGTCCTCGCGGGTGAAGCCGAGCCCGGCCGAGAGGAACTCGCGGATCTCGTCGCCGTCGAGCACCTCCACCCGGTGGCCCTCCCCGCGCAGCCGCTCCGCCAGCTCGTACGCGAGGGTGGTCTTGCCCGCGCTGGGCAGCCCGGTCAGCCAGACGGTGGCTCCGGTGGTCGCCGCGCTCACTTGGTTCTCCTGGGTGTTGGTCATCAGCCGTGCAGCCCGCACTCGGTCTTGTTGCGCCCGGCCCAGCGGCCGGCCCGCGCGTCCTCGCCCTCCGCCACGCGGCGGGTGCAGGGCGCGCAGCCGATGGACGGATAGCCGTCCATGAGCAGCAGGTTGGTGATCACGCCGTGCTCCGCGACGTACGCGTCCACGTCGTCCTGCGTCCAGCGGGCGATCGGGGAGACCTTGACCTTCTGCCGCTTCTCGTCCCAGCCGACCACCGGGGTGTTCGCCCGGGTCGGGGACTCGTCGCGGCGCAGGCCGGTCGCCCACGCGGAGTACGCGGTCAGGCCCTCCTGGAGCGGCTTGACCTTGCGCAGCGCGCAGCACAGGTCCGGGTCGCGGTCGTGCAGCCTGGGTCCGTACTCGGCGTCCTGCTCGGCCACGGTCTGACGTGGCGTCAGCGTGATGACGTTGACGTCCAGCACGGCGGCCACCGCGTCCCGGGTGCCGATGGTCTCCGGGAAGTGGTAGCCGGTGTCGAGGAACACGACGTCCACGCCGGGCATCGCCCGGGAGGCGAGGTGGGCGACCACCGCGTCCTCCATCGAGGAGGTCACGCAGAACCGCTTGCCGAAGGTGTCGGCCGCCCACTGGAGGATCTCCAGGGCGGAGGCGTCCTCCAGGTCGCGCCCGGCCTGCTCGGCCAGGGCCTTCAACTCCGCTCCGGTGCGCTGCTCCTGAGTCGTCGTCATATCTGCTCGTCCCCTCCGGTGTCGGCTCGCTGGAGCCCCCGGGCCAGCAGCCCGAGGAACTTCAGCTGGAATGCGCGGCTGCACGCCGCGCATTCCCAGGCGCTGTGTCCCTGCTCGCTGGGCCGCAGGTCCTCGTCGCCGCAGTAGGGGCAGTAGAAGGGCGCCGCTCGCTCGCTCACGACAGGGCCTCCTCGGTGGCGCGGGCGGTCCACGCGGCGAACCGCTCGCCGCTCTCGCGCTCGGCCTCGAAGCGCTTGAGGAGCCGCTCCACATAGTCGGGCAGTTCGTCCGAAGTGACCTTCAGGCCGCGGACCTTGCGGCCGAAGCCCGCCTCCAGGCCGAGCGCGCCGCCCAGGTGCACCTGGTAGCCCTCGACCTGCTCGCCCTGGTCGTTCAGGACGAGCTGGCCCTTGAGACCGATGTCCGCGACCTGGATACGGGCGCAGGCGTTCGGGCAGCCGTTGATGTTGATGGTGAGCGGCTCGTCGAAGTCCGGGATGCGGCGCTCCAGTTCGTCGATGAGCGCGGCGCCGCGCGCCTTGGTCTCGACGATCGCCAGCTTGCAGTACTCGATGCCGGTGCAGGCCATGGTGCCGCGGCGGAACGGGGACGGCGCGACCTTCAGATCCAGCGCCTCCAGGCCCGCCACCAGCGACTCGACCTGCTCCTCGGCCACGTCGAGCACGATCATCTTCTGCTCGGCGGTGGTCCGCAGCCGGCCCGAGCCGTGTGCCTCGGCGAGCTCCGCGATCTTGGTCAGGGTGGTGCCGTCGACGCGGCCGACGCGGGGCGCGAACCCGACGTAGAAGCGGCCGTCCTTCTGCCGGTGGACGCCGAGGTGGTCGCGCCAGACCGCGGGCGGCTGCTGGGGCGCGGGCCCGTCGGTCAGCTTGCGCTCCAGGTACTCGTCCTCCAGGACCTGGCGGAACTTCTCCGCGCCCCAGTCGGCCACCAGGAACTTCAGCCGGGCGCGGGTGCGCAGCCGGCGGTAGCCGTAGTCGCGGAAGATGCCGATGACGCCGCCGAACACGTCCGGCACGTCCTCCAGCGGCACCCAGGCGCCGAGCCGCACGCCCAGCTTGGGGTTGGTGGAGAGCCCGCCGCCGACCCACAGGTCGAAGCCGGGGCCGTACTCGGGGTGTTCGACGCCGACGAAGGCGATGTCGTTGATCTCGTGCGCCACGTCGAGCAGCGGCGAGCCGGAGATCGCGGACTTGAACTTGCGCGGCAGGTTGGAGAACTCGGGGTTGCCGATGAACCGGCGCTGGATCTCGTCGATCGCGGGCGAGCCGTCGACGATCTCGTTCTCGGCGATGCCGGCGACCGGCGAGCCGAGGATGACGCGCGGGGTGTCGCCGCACGCCTCGGTGGTCGACAGGCCGACCGCTTCGAGGCGGCGCCAGATCTCCGGCACGTCCTCGATGCGGATCCAGTGGTACTGGATGTTCTGCCGGTCGGTGAGGTCGGCGGTCCCGCGCGCGAACTCCTGCGAGATCTCCCCGATCACCCGCAGCTGCTCGGTGGTCAGCCGCCCGCCGTCGATCCGCACGCGCAGCATGAAGTACGCGTCGTCGAGCTCCTCCGGCTCCAGGATCGCGGTCTTGCCGCCGTCGATCCCGGGCTTGCGCTGGGTGTACAGACCCCACCAGCGCATGCGTCCGCGCAGGTCGTTGGGGTCGATGGAGTCGAATCCGCGCTTGGAGTAAATCGTCTCAATACGTGTCCGCACATTGAGACCGTCGTCGTCCTTCTTGAACTGCTCGTTCCCGTTGAGCGGCGTGAAGTGACCGACGGCCCACTGGCCTTCACCACGGTGGCGCCCCGGCTTGCGACGGGGGGCGGCGGAGGCGGGCTTGTCTGGGGTGGCGGCCATGGGGATACGTCCTTCGGGACTGCAGGAGGGCGGCTCTGACCTGCACACTCGCGCTGCGGGCGCGGCGGTGCGCAAGTACGGTGAAGAAGACTGGGGGCGGCGGTGCTGGGGTCTCTCAGCGGGCCGGACAGATGGCGCTGGACATGCGGCCCAGGTCGACGTGTCGTCGACTCACCAAGGCAATTCCAGTTCCGGACATGACGGAAGCGTGTCACGGGCATCTCTGGCCAGTCCACCACTATCCAAAATGTGGACAACAATGTCCCGCATCCTGAGACGCTGTGTTGTGGGTCACCTCGGGCATCCACCGGACGCGGGACCGGCGCCGCTCCTATCCTGCCTTGTGCCGGGAGGCGCCGGGGGTGAGGGGGCACGCTCGTGTGGAGTCAGCCGCAGACATGGGGCCCGGCCGTCGCGGCCTTCGCCGCCGGGGTACTGGTCCTCAAGCTGAAGGACTGGTTCACGTCACTCGTAGACAAGGCCGCCGCCCTCCTCTACGACCGGCTCGCGGGCAGCGCCCCGCTCGCCCGTACGGCCCTGCGCCGCTACATCGTCCGCGTCCACGAGCGCCACGAACGCTTCTCCGTCTCCTTCCGGGTCGACGACCCGCAGGCCATGGACATGGCGGCGGTGTACGTCCCGCTGCGCACCGCGTCCGGCTTCGGCGCGGGCGCGGAGCAGAGCGAGGCGGCGGCGTCGCTGCACGAGGCCCGCCGGGCCGTGGTCCTCGGCGTCCCCGGCGCGGGCAAGACGATGCTCCTGCGCCACACCGTCCTCGCCTGGTGCCGCGAGCGCTACCGCCCGGACGGCCCGCCCCGCCGCACCTGGTACGGGCGCCGCCGCCCGCCGAGGGCGGAACCGGGGGAGCTCGTCGACGTACCGGTCCTGCTGAAGCTGCACGAGGTGAACCTGGAGAAGGGGGACCTTCGTGACCACATCGTGAAACACTTCGCGGACCATGACTTCCCGGCTGCCGGGAAGTGGGCCGACCGGGCGCTCGCGGAGGGCCGCCTCGCCGTGTACTTCGACGGTCTGGACGAGGTGCCGACGGCCCGGCGCAAGGAGGTCGCGGACGCGATCGGCCAGTTCATGCGGACCCACGCGAAGTGCCGGACGGTGGTCACCTGCCGGATCGCCGTCTACCGGGGCGAGTTCAACGAGGACGTCGACCGGACGCTGCGGGTCCAGGAGTTCGACGAGCGCCTGGTGCGCCGCTTCCTGCACGGCTGGCCCTGGCCGGAGCACCTGCCCGCCGACACCGTGGAGCAGCTGCTCGGTGCGCTGCGCGACACCCCGCAGCTGATGCCGCTGGCGCGCAACCCGCTGCTCCTGACGATGGTCGCGTATCTGTACAGCCATGTGTACGCGGGCACCGACCAGGTGCTTCCGCACACCCGCGCCGACTTCTACAAGCAGGTCACGGACAGCCTGCTCGGCGACCGCCAGCGCGACGCGCGCTTCTCGCACCCGGTGAAGAAGGCGGTCCTGCAACACCTGGCGCTGGCCGCGCAGGACGTCCCCTCGGACGTCCACGACCGCCTGGCGCTGCCGGAGCGGGAGGTGCTCACGCACGTACGGGCCGCGCTGGCGGTGCAGGGCCGTCCGGTCGAGCGGGCACAGGAGGTGCTGGAGGAGATCGTCGAGCGGAGCGGGCTGCTGCTGGCGGTGGACAGCGGGGAGCGCTACCAGTTCGCGCACCTCACGCTCCAGGAGTATCTGGCCGCGACCCACCTCGCGGCGGACCCGCGGGGCCTGCTCGCCCGCTACGCCCGCGACC encodes the following:
- a CDS encoding ABC transporter ATP-binding protein gives rise to the protein MATAVAEAEERATTEYAARIGHVSKSFAGPAGPQLVLDDITLDVAPGEFVTLLGASGCGKSTLLNLVAGLDKPTAGTIETPGGRPALMFQEHALFPWLTAGKNIELALRLRGVPKAERRERAEELLELVRLTGAYGKRVHELSGGMRQRVAMARAIAQDSQLLLMDEPFAALDAITRDVLHDELTRIWRAANTSDSVAGNLSVLFVTHNVREAVRLAQRVVLLSSRPGRVAHQWTVDIPQPRRIEDSDVAELSVEITEQLRGEIRRHGQH
- a CDS encoding aliphatic sulfonate ABC transporter substrate-binding protein; translation: MPANRTALRRSLAAAAALPLLALAACSYGSEKKSDDSQNAGAASDAKKLSADTVKIGYFPNLTHATALVGVQEGLFQKELGGTQVKTSTFNAGPSEIEALNAGSIDIGWIGPSPSINGYTKSKGQNLRIIGGSASGGVKLVVNPDKIKSLDEVKGKKIATPQLGNTQDVAFLNWIAEKGWKVDAQSGKGDVSVVRTDNKITPDAYKSGSIDGAWVPEPTASKLVAQGAKVLLDEADLWADKEFVITNIIVSQKFLKAHPDVVEAVLRGSVKTNDWIKANPDKAKASANTALKALSGKALPANVLDPAWQSIKTTDDPLAATLGIEADHAVKAGLLKKPDLDGIYDLAPLNKVLKALGKPAVADAGFGVK
- a CDS encoding sulfate adenylyltransferase subunit 1 produces the protein MSTHVDHAVQFADLSATTLLRFATAGSVDDGKSTLVGRLLHDSKSVLTDQLEAVEAASAKRGQDAPDLALLTDGLRAEREQGITIDVAYRYFATPRRRFILADTPGHVQYTRNMVTGASTADLALVLVDARNGVVEQTRRHAAVAALLRVPHVVLAVNKMDLVGYEEAVFAAIAEEFTTYAAELGVPEITAIPISALAGDNVVEPSAHMDWYGGPTVLEHLETVPVSHDLTGCHARLPVQYVIRPQTAEHPDYRGYAGQIAAGTFRVGESVTVLPSGRTSKISGIDLLGESVDVAWTPQSVTLLLDDDVDISRGDLIVPSGDAPATTQDVEATVCHVADLPLAVGHRVLLKHGTRTVKAIVKDIPSRLTLDDLSLHPHPGQLVANDIGRVKIRTAEPLPLDSYADSRRTGAFILIDPADGTTLTAGMVGESFASPEPVKADVDYDGWDF
- the cysD gene encoding sulfate adenylyltransferase subunit CysD, coding for MTTTAAAPAGGTDSPYALSHLDALESEAVHIFREVAGEFERPVILFSGGKDSIVMLHLALKAFAPAAVPFTLLHVDTGHNFPEVIEYRDRVVAEHGLRLHVASVQEYIDRGVLKERPDGTRNPLQTVPLTEAIQRHRFDAVFGGGRRDEEKARAKERVFSLRDEFSQWDPRRQRPELWQLYNGRHAPGEHVRVFPLSNWTELDVWQYIAREEIELPQIYFAHEREVFRRAGMWLTAGDWGGPKQGESVEKRLIRYRTVGDMSCTGAVDSDATTLDAVIAEIAASRLTERGATRADDKMSEAAMEDRKREGYF
- the cysC gene encoding adenylyl-sulfate kinase, whose protein sequence is MTNTQENQVSAATTGATVWLTGLPSAGKTTLAYELAERLRGEGHRVEVLDGDEIREFLSAGLGFTREDRHTNVQRIGFVAELLASNGVKALVPVIAPYADSRDAVRKRHQSEGTPYLEVHVATPVEVCSERDVKGLYAKQAAGEISGLTGVDDPYEAPESPDLRIASHQQTVRESASALHALLTERGLA
- a CDS encoding phosphoadenylyl-sulfate reductase, with product MTTTQEQRTGAELKALAEQAGRDLEDASALEILQWAADTFGKRFCVTSSMEDAVVAHLASRAMPGVDVVFLDTGYHFPETIGTRDAVAAVLDVNVITLTPRQTVAEQDAEYGPRLHDRDPDLCCALRKVKPLQEGLTAYSAWATGLRRDESPTRANTPVVGWDEKRQKVKVSPIARWTQDDVDAYVAEHGVITNLLLMDGYPSIGCAPCTRRVAEGEDARAGRWAGRNKTECGLHG
- a CDS encoding nitrite/sulfite reductase; this encodes MAATPDKPASAAPRRKPGRHRGEGQWAVGHFTPLNGNEQFKKDDDGLNVRTRIETIYSKRGFDSIDPNDLRGRMRWWGLYTQRKPGIDGGKTAILEPEELDDAYFMLRVRIDGGRLTTEQLRVIGEISQEFARGTADLTDRQNIQYHWIRIEDVPEIWRRLEAVGLSTTEACGDTPRVILGSPVAGIAENEIVDGSPAIDEIQRRFIGNPEFSNLPRKFKSAISGSPLLDVAHEINDIAFVGVEHPEYGPGFDLWVGGGLSTNPKLGVRLGAWVPLEDVPDVFGGVIGIFRDYGYRRLRTRARLKFLVADWGAEKFRQVLEDEYLERKLTDGPAPQQPPAVWRDHLGVHRQKDGRFYVGFAPRVGRVDGTTLTKIAELAEAHGSGRLRTTAEQKMIVLDVAEEQVESLVAGLEALDLKVAPSPFRRGTMACTGIEYCKLAIVETKARGAALIDELERRIPDFDEPLTININGCPNACARIQVADIGLKGQLVLNDQGEQVEGYQVHLGGALGLEAGFGRKVRGLKVTSDELPDYVERLLKRFEAERESGERFAAWTARATEEALS
- a CDS encoding putative leader peptide; this encodes MSGTGIALVSRRHVDLGRMSSAICPAR
- a CDS encoding NACHT domain-containing NTPase, which codes for MWSQPQTWGPAVAAFAAGVLVLKLKDWFTSLVDKAAALLYDRLAGSAPLARTALRRYIVRVHERHERFSVSFRVDDPQAMDMAAVYVPLRTASGFGAGAEQSEAAASLHEARRAVVLGVPGAGKTMLLRHTVLAWCRERYRPDGPPRRTWYGRRRPPRAEPGELVDVPVLLKLHEVNLEKGDLRDHIVKHFADHDFPAAGKWADRALAEGRLAVYFDGLDEVPTARRKEVADAIGQFMRTHAKCRTVVTCRIAVYRGEFNEDVDRTLRVQEFDERLVRRFLHGWPWPEHLPADTVEQLLGALRDTPQLMPLARNPLLLTMVAYLYSHVYAGTDQVLPHTRADFYKQVTDSLLGDRQRDARFSHPVKKAVLQHLALAAQDVPSDVHDRLALPEREVLTHVRAALAVQGRPVERAQEVLEEIVERSGLLLAVDSGERYQFAHLTLQEYLAATHLAADPRGLLARYARDPAAWRETVRLWCGAEPRDCTEVVRTVLERDPVLAFQCVADAQVVDEALVEEIVRMFRDRLGREPGTDRQAVIAAFAVAAASRRTRGTAVFGMLSVFAADGRRAERQEAALAALAATNLPRAAERLAELLPTVPGAGPALVAMGDLAVPALRRAALSGEPAALRLLWEIRTPRAAVALADYPEHVQMWPATAFFLADMLRDPEIEQALRQLPQSSYAPGFLWVWKPFATGEDDHLVKRVSLLAMAIWVDAGTDAPRGVRVDPRILAALALVGNGSEPLTRLAPEVSDARLARELGLRPGARVSDLMVLSVLRAGAAPEVGERFLRMAGLSPVQVRMLAQLPAAGRSYAGALLCQFGAFPRAAWERAGAVGTRALIPARNPQQVLRDFIQDHLTVRSPDQTD